A genome region from Primulina eburnea isolate SZY01 chromosome 9, ASM2296580v1, whole genome shotgun sequence includes the following:
- the LOC140841156 gene encoding polyadenylate-binding protein 2: protein MALPPPYEPYYLAPPPQEYGYASKDRDGISTLFVSGLPEDVKAREIHNLFRRRPGFDYCQLKYTGRGNQAVAFATFVNHQSAMAALHSLNGVKFDPQTGSTLHIELARSNSTRKIKPGSGPYVVIDRRKTSGTHARESSNDYGESDSDDPTTNDSGNLHGSAVENSTEKAAEDNDSFAPRNDQEKTADGACSTLFIANLGPNSTDAELKQVLSQYPGFNGLKVRTRGGMPVAFADFEKVEQATEAMNAIQGSSLPSSDRGGMHIEYARSKMRKP from the exons ATGGCACTTCCGCCGCCATATGAACCGTACTACTTGGCTCCTCCTCCGCAGGAATATGGATATGCATCCAAAGACAGAGATGGAATCAGCACGCTTTTTGTCTCCGGTCTTCCCGAGGACGTGAAGGCCCGTGAGATTCACAATCTCTTCCGTCGACGTCCTGGGTTTGATTATTGCCAGCTCAAATACACTGGCCGTGGTAATCAG GCTGTGGCTTTTGCCACCTTTGTGAATCATCAATCAGCAATGGCAGCTTTGCATTCTCTAAAT GGTGTAAAATTTGATCCTCAAACTGGTTCAACTTTGCACATCGAATTGGCAAGATCAAATTCCACTAGAAAAATTAAACCAG GAAGTGGTCCATACGTGGTTATTGACAGAAGGAAAACATCTGGTACCCATGCTAGGGAATCATCAAATGACTATG GAGAGAGTGATTCCGATGATCCAACTACCAATGACTCTGGTAACCTACATGGTTCAGCAGTGGAAAATAG CACTGAAAAAGCAGCTGAGGATAATGATTCCTTTGCTCCACGGAAT GATCAAGAAAAGACAGCAGATGGCGCATGCTCGACCCTGTTTATCGCTAATCTGGGTCCCAACAGTACTGATGCGGAACTGAAGCAAGTTCTTTCTCA ATACCCGGGATTCAACGGCCTTAAGGTTCGCACTCGAGGTGGAATGCCAGTCGCATTTGCTGATTTTGAG AAAGTTGAACAAGCAACGgaggcaatgaatgcaattcAAGGCAGCTCGTTACCTTCCTCGGACCGGGGTGGCATGCACATAGA ATATGCTAGGTCGAAAATGAGGAAGCCTTGA
- the LOC140841161 gene encoding phospholipase D alpha 4 — MEHKHAFFHGTLEVTIFRATVNKPSLPFKCISASGKPTYVSIKVDNKTMAKTTQERDRVWNQTFQILCAHQPNTTITITMKRKRSVLGKIDIQANKLLHEQSSINGYFPLSKANGKPNKKLKLQFIVRFKQAESAKNWDTVLYKGIKNAAFPLRSNCSVKLYQDAHHRPTFQPPFDLCEKPRNLWEDIYISIDGAKHLIYIAGWSLNPKMALVRDPQTDIPHARGVKLGELLKRKADEGVAVRIMLWDDETSLPVIKNKGIMGTQDEDALAYFKHTKVICKLCPRLHNKFPTAFAHHQKTITVDIRVLPSSRNREITSFLGGFDLCDGRYDTEEHSLFRTLNTESHCYDFYQTSLPGASLHKGGPREPWHDTHACVTGQAARDILTNFEQRWTKQCDHNLLVQLSSVPELSQQPNSITSSPQRNWNVQVFRSIDHLSAYPSTENVTTERSIHEAYVEAIRCAERFIYVENQYFIGGCHLWDANKHCGCRNLIPVEIALKVASKIKARERFAVYVVIPMWPEGAADSETVQDILHWTRETMQMMYGIVGEAIQKSGGQEHPRDYLNFFCLANKEKEVKGEFVPPYTPHQGTQYWNAQKHRRFMVYVHSKIMIVDDTYLLIGSANINQRSMDGQRDTEIAIGCYQPRSEESNSDNKNILSFRMSLWYEHTGKAHEVFREPQSLKCVQSIRSVGDDMWESYSRDEIQDMGGVHLVSYPVNVTKEGRVEDLAEGEGCFPDTKTPVRGKRSKVLSSIFTT; from the exons ATGGAACACAAGCACGCATTCTTTCATGGAACGCTTGAAGTAACTATCTTTCGCGCCACCGTGAACAAACCATCCCTCCCATTCAAG TGCATATCTGCGAGTGGAAAGCCTACCTATGTGTCAATCAAAGTAGACAATAAAACAATGGCGAAAACTACGCAGGAACGAGACCGTGTTTGGAACCAAACCTTTCAAATCCTCTGCGCCCATCAACCAAATACAACCATTACAATTACCATGAAAAGAAAACGTTCTGTCTTGGGAAAAATCGACATCCAAGCTAACAAGCTTTTACATGAACAAAGTTCAATCAATGGCTATTTCCCACTCTCCAAAGCAAATGGAAAACCAAACAAGAAGCTCAAGTTACAGTTTATTGTACGGTTTAAACAAGCAGAAAGTGCGAAAAATTGGGACACGGTATTGTATAAAGGGATTAAGAATGCTGCATTTCCCTTGAGGTCGAATTGCAGtgtcaaattgtatcaagatgCTCATCATCGTCCCACGTTTCAACCGCCGTTTGATCTTTGTGAGAAGCCAAGAAATTTGTGGGAAGATATTTATATTTCTATTGATGGTGCAAAGCATTTGATTTATATTGCAGGATGGTCATTAAATCCTAAAATGGCCCTA GTGCGCGACCCTCAAACAGACATCCCTCATGCACGAGGGGTGAAGCTCGGTGAATTATTGAAGCGAAAAGCAGACGAAGGCGTGGCGGTGAGAATCATGCTTTGGGATGATGAAACATCCCTGCCAGTCATTAAGAATAAAGGGATCATGGGAACTCAAGATGAAGATGCATTAGCCTATTTCAAGCATACTAAAGTGATATGCAAACTGTGCCCTAGACTGCACAATAAATTCCCAACAGCCTTTGCCCATCATCAGAAGACGATAACAGTGGATATTCGGGTTCTTCCCTCTTCAAGAAATCGAGAAATCACAAGCTTTCTTGGTGGTTTCGATCTCTGTGATGGAAGGtatgacacagaagaacattcACTTTTTCGAACACTTAACACAGAATCCCATTGCTACGATTTCTACCAAACCAGTCTACCAGGGGCTAGTCTGCATAAAGGAGGGCCAAGAGAGCCATGGCATGACACGCATGCCTGCGTAACTGGCCAAGCTGCACGAGACATTTTAACCAATTTCGAGCAAAGATGGACTAAACAATGTGATCACAACTTACTAGTTCAACTCAGTTCCGTTCCAGAATTATCTCAGCAGCCTAATTCCATAACCAGTTCTCCTCAAAGAAACTGGAATGTCCAAGTTTTTCGGTCAATTGACCATCTTTCCGCTTACCCTTCGACTGAAAACGTTACCACTGAACGAAGCATCCACGAAGCTTATGTCGAGGCAATCAGGTGTGCGGAAAGGTTTATATACGTCGAGAATCAGTACTTCATTGGAGGTTGTCATCTTTGGGATGCGAACAAGCATTGCGGATGCAGGAACTTGATTCCTGTTGAGATTGCACTAAAAGTAGCAAGCAAAATCAAGGCAAGGGAACGGTTTGCGGTATATGTTGTGATACCAATGTGGCCAGAGGGAGCAGCAGATAGTGAAACGGTGCAAGACATACTGCACTGGACGAGGGAAACAATGCAAATGATGTATGGGATTGTAGGAGAAGCGATTCAAAAAAGTGGTGGGCAAGAACATCCAAGGGATTACTTGAATTTCTTCTGCCTGGCTAATAAGGAAAAGGAGGTAAAAGGAGAGTTCGTTCCTCCATACACACCTCATCAAGGAACACAGTACTGGAATGCACAGAAACATAGAAGGTTCATGGTTTATGTGCACTCCAAGATCATGATAG TGGACGATACTTACTTGCTAATTGGTTCTGCAAACATCAACCAAAGATCGATGGATGGACAACGAGATACCGAGATTGCGATAGGATGCTATCAACCAAGAAGTGAGGAAAGCAATTCAGACAACAAGAACATTCTTTCATTTCGTATGTCACTATGGTACGAACATACCGGAAAAGCTCACGAAGTTTTCCGAGAGCCTCAAAGTTTGAAGTGCGTGCAAAGTATTCGATCGGTGGGAGACGATATGTGGGAAAGTTACAGTCGGGACGAGATACAAGATATGGGAGGTGTCCATTTAGTGAGTTATCCTGTCAATGTAACCAAAGAAGGTCGCGTTGAGGATTTAGCAGAGGGTGAGGGCTGTTTTCCAGACACCAAAACACCGGTGAGAGGGAAGAGATCCAAGGTTTTGTCATCCATATTTACTACATAG